The proteins below come from a single Micromonospora citrea genomic window:
- a CDS encoding FhaA domain-containing protein codes for MSSGPEEEPVSVLQRFEKRLEGLVEGAFAKVFKGVVHPVEILNAMQREAEAHKAILAGGRTLVPNRYVIDLSPYDHSRLAPYAAALAQELAQSQAEFIGEQAWTVYGDVIVEIERGEGLDTGMFRVTAEVYTGGEVAPVSAPGYDAGPPAYPAYDQGGGYGPPPGHGGSRNVRLVSGDGRTYPLQMGSTVIGRGDQANLRLPDVGISRRHARLDFDGGQVVLTDLGSTNGTMVNGQRVSAVALNPGDMIQLGTTTLTFRVDG; via the coding sequence ATGTCCTCGGGACCCGAGGAGGAGCCGGTGAGCGTGCTGCAACGCTTCGAGAAGCGTCTGGAAGGCCTGGTCGAGGGAGCCTTCGCCAAGGTCTTCAAAGGGGTGGTCCACCCCGTGGAGATCCTCAACGCCATGCAGCGGGAGGCCGAGGCGCACAAGGCGATCCTGGCCGGTGGGCGCACGTTGGTGCCCAACCGCTACGTGATCGATCTCTCGCCCTACGACCACAGTCGGCTGGCGCCGTACGCCGCCGCGCTGGCCCAGGAGCTGGCCCAGTCGCAGGCGGAGTTCATCGGCGAGCAGGCCTGGACGGTCTACGGCGACGTGATCGTCGAGATCGAGCGCGGCGAGGGGCTGGACACCGGCATGTTCCGGGTCACCGCCGAGGTCTACACCGGTGGCGAGGTGGCCCCGGTCTCGGCGCCGGGCTACGACGCCGGCCCGCCCGCCTACCCCGCGTACGACCAGGGCGGCGGCTACGGTCCCCCGCCCGGCCACGGCGGCAGCCGCAACGTGCGGCTGGTCTCCGGCGACGGGCGCACCTACCCCCTCCAGATGGGCTCGACCGTGATCGGCCGCGGCGACCAGGCCAACCTGCGCCTGCCCGACGTCGGCATCTCGCGGCGACACGCCCGGCTGGACTTCGACGGCGGCCAGGTCGTGCTCACCGATCTCGGGTCGACCAACGGCACGATGGTCAACGGCCAGCGGGTCTCCGCCGTCGCGCTCAACCCCGGCGACATGATCCAGCTCGGCACCACGACGCTGACCTTCCGCGTGGACGGCTGA
- a CDS encoding NAD-dependent epimerase/dehydratase family protein, whose protein sequence is MLRWFLPPKDQEWRVSVAFVTGSGGLIGSEAVRHFAGLGLHVVGIDNDMRQEFFGEEASTAWNVRRLTDELGAAYSHHSIDIRDRAALGKLFRRYAGDVAVVIHTAAQPSHDWAVRDPFTDFDVNAAGTLNVLQNVREHCIEAPVIHCSTNKVYGDRPNSLPLVELETRWEIEPGHPYEQGIREDMSIDACLHSVFGASKVAADVMVQEYGRYFGMRTACFRGGTLTGPAHSATELHGFLGYVMRANMERRTYKIFGYQGKQVRDAIHSSDVVSAFEAFFRNPRSAAVYNLGGGRHSNTSNREAFALAEQITGQEMITEYVEANRIGDHKWWIGSNEAFQADYPEWKQVYDVPMIMREIYEANVDKWVPAS, encoded by the coding sequence ATGCTCCGATGGTTTCTGCCTCCGAAGGACCAGGAGTGGCGTGTGAGTGTCGCATTCGTGACCGGGTCGGGCGGGCTGATCGGCTCCGAGGCGGTCCGGCACTTCGCCGGCCTCGGTCTCCACGTCGTCGGCATCGACAACGACATGCGGCAGGAGTTCTTCGGCGAGGAGGCCTCGACAGCCTGGAACGTCCGGCGGCTGACCGACGAGCTGGGGGCCGCGTACTCGCACCACAGCATCGACATCCGGGACCGTGCCGCGCTCGGCAAGCTCTTCAGGCGGTACGCCGGTGACGTCGCCGTGGTGATCCACACCGCCGCCCAGCCGTCGCACGACTGGGCGGTGCGCGACCCGTTCACCGACTTCGACGTGAACGCCGCCGGCACCCTGAACGTCCTGCAGAACGTGCGCGAGCACTGCATCGAGGCGCCAGTGATCCACTGCTCCACCAACAAGGTCTACGGCGACCGGCCGAACAGCCTGCCCCTGGTCGAGCTGGAGACCCGGTGGGAGATCGAGCCGGGGCACCCGTACGAGCAGGGCATCCGCGAGGACATGTCCATCGACGCCTGCCTGCACTCCGTCTTCGGCGCCTCGAAGGTCGCGGCCGACGTGATGGTGCAGGAGTACGGCCGCTACTTCGGCATGCGGACGGCCTGCTTCCGGGGCGGGACACTCACCGGGCCGGCGCACTCGGCGACGGAGCTGCACGGCTTCCTCGGCTACGTGATGCGCGCCAACATGGAGCGCCGGACGTACAAGATCTTCGGCTACCAGGGCAAGCAGGTCCGCGACGCGATCCACAGCTCGGACGTGGTCTCGGCGTTCGAGGCGTTCTTCCGCAACCCGCGCTCGGCCGCGGTCTACAACCTCGGCGGCGGCCGGCACTCCAACACCTCCAACCGGGAGGCGTTCGCGCTGGCCGAGCAGATCACCGGCCAGGAGATGATCACCGAGTACGTCGAGGCCAACCGGATCGGCGACCACAAGTGGTGGATCGGCTCGAACGAGGCGTTCCAGGCCGACTACCCGGAGTGGAAGCAGGTCTACGACGTACCCATGATCATGCGTGAGATCTACGAGGCCAACGTGGACAAGTGGGTGCCGGCGTCATGA
- a CDS encoding WecB/TagA/CpsF family glycosyltransferase: protein MTARGKRNVLGVLVDATDYAAATEQVVAAAQERRPLALTALAVHGVMTGVLDPAHNARLNSFDVVTPDGQPVRWALNLLHGAGLTDRVYGPTLTLHVLSRFADEGLPVYLYGSTEETLAKLIPALERMFPALKIAGVEPSKFRAVQPGEDVEIADRIRASGARLVLVGLGCPRQEVFTYAMRPLLDMPLMAVGAAFDYHAGLLRQPPPWMQRAGLEWFWRLGLEPKRLWRRYVILNPAYLARLAAQKTGLWKARPPAPATERPTSFAV from the coding sequence ATGACCGCCAGGGGCAAGCGGAACGTCCTCGGCGTGCTGGTCGACGCCACCGACTACGCCGCCGCGACGGAGCAGGTGGTGGCGGCCGCGCAGGAGCGGCGCCCGCTGGCGCTCACCGCGCTGGCCGTGCACGGGGTGATGACCGGGGTGCTCGACCCGGCCCACAACGCCCGGCTGAACTCCTTCGACGTGGTCACCCCCGACGGCCAGCCGGTGCGCTGGGCGCTCAACCTGCTGCACGGCGCCGGGCTCACCGACCGGGTCTACGGCCCGACGCTGACCCTGCACGTGCTCTCCCGCTTCGCCGACGAGGGCCTGCCGGTCTACCTCTACGGCTCGACCGAGGAGACCCTGGCGAAGCTGATCCCGGCGCTGGAGCGGATGTTCCCCGCGCTCAAGATCGCCGGTGTGGAGCCGTCCAAGTTCCGGGCGGTGCAGCCGGGCGAGGACGTCGAGATCGCCGACCGGATCAGGGCCAGCGGCGCCCGGCTCGTGCTGGTCGGGCTGGGCTGCCCGCGCCAGGAGGTCTTCACGTACGCCATGCGGCCGCTGCTGGACATGCCGCTGATGGCGGTCGGGGCGGCCTTCGACTACCACGCCGGGCTGCTGCGCCAGCCGCCGCCGTGGATGCAGCGGGCGGGCCTGGAGTGGTTCTGGCGCCTCGGCCTGGAGCCGAAGCGGCTGTGGCGGCGGTACGTGATCCTCAACCCGGCCTACCTGGCCCGGCTGGCCGCGCAGAAGACGGGCCTGTGGAAGGCGCGACCGCCGGCCCCGGCCACCGAACGCCCCACCAGCTTCGCGGTCTGA
- a CDS encoding S8 family peptidase, whose protein sequence is MGLPRRSLLVGVATMAMVATATPALAAEPVGTIRAAGGATAVADSYIVVFKDSSVASSSVGDTAKRLVNRHGGAVARTYGAALRGFEVRVDAKAAARIAADPAVAYVEQNHTVSIAGTQTNPPSWGLDRIDQRALPLDNSYTYPNTASNVHAYIIDTGIRFSHSDFGGRAVSGYDAVDGGSADDCNGHGTHVAGTVGGSAYGVAKGVRLVGVRVLNCSGSGTNAGVIGGVDWVTANAVKPAVANMSLGGGANSTLDTAVRNSINSGVSYGLAAGNDSGGNACNTSPARTAEGITVGSTTNTDARSSFSNIGTCLDIFAPGSSITSAWHTGDTATNTISGTSMATPHVVGAAALVASANPSWSPQQVRDYLVNNATSNVVTNPGTGSPNKLLYVVNGDTPPPPNDFSVSVSPTSGSTAPGGSVTATVATATTNGSAQSVSLSASGLPSGATASFNPATVTSGGSSTLTVSTSASTPPGTYTVTVTGTAASGSRTATYSLTVTGSGGGSCSGTNGTDVAIPDTGATVSSSIPISGCARNASSASTVAVNIVHTYRGDLVVDLVAPDGSSYRLKNSSFWDGADNINTTYTANLSSEAANGTWQLRVRDVYAGDSGYINTWTLTL, encoded by the coding sequence ATGGGTCTTCCACGTAGGTCCCTGCTCGTCGGGGTGGCCACCATGGCCATGGTGGCCACCGCCACGCCGGCCCTGGCCGCCGAGCCCGTCGGCACGATCCGCGCCGCGGGCGGTGCCACCGCCGTGGCCGACAGCTACATCGTCGTCTTCAAGGACAGTTCGGTCGCCAGCAGCAGCGTCGGCGACACCGCGAAGCGGCTGGTCAACCGGCACGGCGGCGCGGTCGCCCGCACCTACGGCGCCGCCCTGCGCGGCTTCGAGGTCCGGGTCGACGCCAAGGCCGCCGCCCGCATCGCGGCGGACCCCGCCGTGGCGTACGTCGAGCAGAACCACACGGTCTCGATCGCCGGCACGCAGACCAACCCGCCGTCGTGGGGCCTGGACCGGATCGACCAGCGGGCCCTGCCGCTGGACAACTCCTACACGTACCCGAACACGGCGAGCAACGTGCACGCCTACATCATCGACACCGGCATCCGGTTCAGCCACAGCGACTTCGGCGGCCGGGCGGTCTCCGGCTACGACGCCGTCGACGGCGGCTCGGCCGACGACTGCAACGGGCACGGCACGCACGTCGCCGGGACCGTCGGCGGTTCGGCGTACGGGGTCGCCAAGGGCGTCCGCCTGGTCGGCGTGCGGGTGCTGAACTGCTCCGGCAGCGGCACGAACGCCGGTGTCATCGGCGGCGTCGACTGGGTGACCGCCAACGCCGTCAAGCCGGCCGTGGCCAACATGAGTCTCGGCGGCGGCGCGAACAGCACGCTCGACACCGCCGTGCGGAACTCCATCAACTCGGGCGTGAGCTACGGCCTCGCGGCCGGCAACGACTCCGGCGGCAACGCCTGCAACACCTCGCCCGCCCGCACCGCCGAGGGCATCACCGTCGGGTCGACGACCAACACCGACGCCCGGTCGTCGTTCTCCAACATCGGCACCTGCCTGGACATCTTCGCGCCCGGCTCGTCGATCACCTCGGCGTGGCACACCGGTGACACCGCCACCAACACGATCAGCGGCACCTCGATGGCGACGCCGCACGTGGTCGGCGCGGCGGCCCTGGTGGCCAGCGCCAACCCGTCCTGGTCGCCGCAGCAGGTCCGCGACTACCTGGTGAACAACGCCACCAGCAACGTGGTGACCAACCCGGGCACCGGCTCGCCGAACAAGCTGCTCTACGTCGTCAACGGCGACACCCCGCCGCCGCCGAACGACTTCTCCGTCTCGGTCTCGCCGACCTCCGGCTCGACCGCGCCGGGCGGCTCGGTGACCGCCACGGTCGCCACCGCCACCACCAACGGCTCCGCCCAGTCGGTGAGCCTGTCCGCCAGCGGCCTGCCGTCCGGGGCGACCGCCTCGTTCAACCCGGCCACCGTCACCTCGGGCGGTTCCTCGACGCTCACCGTCAGCACCTCGGCGAGCACCCCGCCCGGCACGTACACGGTGACCGTGACGGGCACCGCCGCCTCCGGCAGCAGGACCGCGACCTACTCGCTGACGGTGACCGGCAGCGGCGGCGGCAGCTGCTCCGGCACCAACGGCACCGACGTCGCGATCCCGGACACGGGCGCCACGGTGAGCAGCTCCATCCCGATCTCCGGGTGCGCCCGCAACGCCTCGTCGGCCTCGACCGTCGCGGTGAACATCGTGCACACCTACCGCGGTGACCTCGTCGTCGACCTGGTCGCGCCCGACGGCTCGTCCTACCGGCTGAAGAACAGCAGCTTCTGGGACGGCGCGGACAACATCAACACCACCTACACGGCCAACCTGTCGAGCGAGGCGGCGAACGGCACCTGGCAGCTGCGGGTGCGGGACGTCTACGCCGGCGACTCCGGCTACATCAACACCTGGACCCTGACCCTCTAG
- a CDS encoding DUF397 domain-containing protein: MATKGFPVDLTQAAWFKSSKSGPNCDNCVEVAYVTGAVGVRDSKDKTGPALVFAPGEWHAFVAGARGGAFGRD; this comes from the coding sequence ATGGCGACCAAGGGGTTCCCCGTGGACCTGACGCAGGCAGCGTGGTTCAAGAGCTCGAAGAGCGGGCCGAACTGTGACAACTGCGTGGAGGTGGCGTACGTGACGGGGGCTGTCGGCGTGCGGGACTCGAAGGACAAGACGGGTCCGGCCCTGGTCTTCGCCCCGGGCGAGTGGCACGCCTTCGTCGCCGGCGCCAGGGGTGGTGCGTTCGGCCGGGACTGA
- a CDS encoding helix-turn-helix domain-containing protein, whose translation MSERRSPTIRRRRLGAELRRQREAAGITIEVVAEQLECSASKISRIETGHTTATPRDVRDMLRIYGVVGAESDELVQIAREARQKGWWHPYSTVLVGAYVGLEAAASSIRAYEQQVVPGLLETEEYASAMIRAARPDFTADQVAQRVRVRLGRQSLLTQEDPVDLWVVLDEAVVSRPVGGDEVMRGQLKRLVEVAELPNVTVQVLPFEVGAHAGMDGTFTILSFPEPGDPDVVYAENATGGLFLEKSDELQKYSFIFDHIRSAAMRPEESIAHIAKLAEEPLWKWRPRGSPWT comes from the coding sequence GTGAGTGAGCGGCGCAGCCCGACCATCCGGCGCCGCCGCCTGGGCGCGGAACTGCGCCGGCAGCGGGAGGCGGCCGGGATCACGATCGAGGTCGTCGCCGAGCAGCTGGAGTGCTCGGCGTCGAAGATCTCGCGGATCGAGACCGGGCACACCACGGCGACCCCGCGCGACGTGCGGGACATGCTCCGGATCTACGGCGTGGTGGGTGCCGAGAGCGACGAGCTGGTGCAGATCGCCCGGGAGGCGCGGCAGAAGGGCTGGTGGCACCCGTACAGCACCGTCCTGGTCGGGGCCTACGTCGGGCTCGAGGCGGCGGCCAGCTCGATCCGGGCGTACGAGCAGCAGGTGGTGCCCGGCCTGCTGGAGACGGAGGAGTACGCGAGCGCGATGATCCGCGCCGCCCGCCCGGACTTCACGGCCGACCAGGTCGCACAACGTGTCCGTGTCCGGCTCGGCCGTCAGTCGTTGCTGACTCAGGAAGATCCGGTCGATCTGTGGGTGGTGCTCGATGAGGCGGTGGTGAGCCGGCCGGTGGGCGGGGACGAAGTGATGCGTGGCCAGCTCAAACGGCTGGTCGAGGTGGCCGAGCTGCCGAACGTGACGGTGCAGGTCCTGCCCTTCGAGGTGGGGGCGCACGCCGGCATGGACGGGACCTTCACGATCCTCAGCTTCCCCGAGCCCGGTGATCCGGATGTCGTGTACGCGGAGAACGCCACGGGTGGGCTCTTCCTGGAGAAGAGCGACGAACTGCAGAAGTACAGCTTCATCTTCGATCACATCCGATCGGCTGCCATGCGTCCGGAGGAGTCCATCGCACACATCGCGAAACTGGCAGAGGAGCCGTTGTGGAAATGGCGACCAAGGGGTTCCCCGTGGACCTGA
- a CDS encoding PASTA domain-containing protein, producing MPADRTAPMDRTAAVPPGRSGPPAWSGRAEVPPPRPADPREAGTEWYAEEAGGRRWWLPILWGVVALLLLGLFGVGLWLALESADDDPPGPDPSPSVTRASPTTPAPTSAAPTTPSPSATPTTTAAGVPMPPVVNLPLATARAILDDLGLEHRVEYRESDRPEGTVIRTEPEAGEPVPEGEEVTLVVSRGAPSPTGGEPTPTAAPTPTR from the coding sequence ATGCCCGCCGACCGCACCGCCCCGATGGACCGTACGGCCGCCGTGCCGCCCGGGCGCTCCGGCCCGCCGGCCTGGTCGGGCCGCGCCGAGGTGCCGCCGCCCCGGCCGGCCGACCCGCGCGAGGCCGGCACCGAGTGGTACGCCGAGGAGGCCGGCGGCCGACGCTGGTGGCTGCCGATCCTGTGGGGTGTGGTCGCGCTGCTGCTGCTCGGCCTGTTCGGCGTCGGGCTCTGGCTGGCGCTCGAGTCGGCGGACGACGATCCACCCGGCCCGGACCCGTCTCCTTCGGTGACCCGGGCGTCGCCGACGACCCCCGCGCCGACCTCGGCCGCCCCGACCACCCCGTCGCCCTCGGCGACGCCGACGACCACGGCGGCGGGGGTGCCGATGCCGCCGGTGGTGAATCTGCCGTTGGCGACGGCGCGAGCGATCCTGGACGATCTCGGGCTGGAGCACCGGGTCGAGTACCGCGAATCCGATCGGCCCGAGGGCACGGTGATCCGCACCGAGCCGGAGGCGGGGGAACCGGTTCCCGAGGGGGAGGAGGTCACCCTGGTGGTGTCCCGCGGCGCGCCGTCGCCGACCGGCGGCGAGCCCACGCCGACCGCCGCGCCGACCCCCACCCGGTGA